In the genome of Polaribacter sp. MED152, one region contains:
- a CDS encoding alpha-glucosidase, producing MKKTWWKEGIVYQIYPRSYKDNTGNGVGDILGIIEKLDYIKSLGVDIIWLCPVYESPNDDNGYDISDYRNISDEFGGNDAFDSLLKEMHKRDLKLVMDLVLNHSSDEHKWFKESRKSKDNPYRDYYFWQEAKNGKEPNNWKSFFSGSVWQKDDITDEYFLHLFTKKQPDLNWENPKVRKEIHNIVEFWCKKGVDGFRMDVISLISKQTDFPDSHVPDNYGETIKTYYANGPKIHQYLNELNQKVLSKYDIMTVGEGPGIDLETGLDYVHEDRNELNMIFHFGHMFIDNGVGGKYDPIEVSLPTFKKVFNDWDAKIYPKGWGSIFLGNHDFSRMVSRFGNTEEYHNKSAKLLALLLFTMRGTVYVYQGDEIGMTNVAYPDISYYNDVETLNSYKEALAKGRDMDAFLKLVHRQSRDNARTPMQWNSSKNSGFSDAEPWLEVNSNYKQINVENQEKDKDSILHFYRKMSAFRKANKVMVYGDYECLNEDDTNLYFYKRYNDEETYIILLNFSNKKQPLDFAKYDLANTDLALSNYSENFDAFLQPWEAQIRKYKS from the coding sequence ATGAAAAAAACTTGGTGGAAAGAAGGTATTGTTTATCAAATTTATCCTAGATCTTATAAAGACAATACAGGTAATGGTGTTGGAGATATTCTAGGAATAATAGAAAAGTTAGACTACATAAAATCTTTAGGTGTAGATATTATTTGGCTATGCCCTGTTTATGAATCTCCTAACGATGATAATGGTTATGACATTTCTGATTATAGAAATATTTCTGATGAGTTTGGAGGTAATGACGCCTTTGATAGTTTGCTAAAAGAAATGCATAAAAGAGATTTAAAACTAGTAATGGATCTAGTTTTAAACCATAGTTCTGATGAACATAAATGGTTTAAAGAATCTAGAAAATCTAAAGACAATCCTTATCGTGATTATTATTTTTGGCAAGAGGCTAAAAACGGCAAGGAACCAAATAATTGGAAATCCTTTTTCAGTGGCTCTGTTTGGCAAAAGGATGATATTACAGATGAATATTTTCTGCATCTATTCACTAAAAAACAACCCGATTTAAATTGGGAAAACCCCAAAGTTAGAAAAGAAATTCACAATATTGTTGAATTTTGGTGTAAGAAAGGAGTCGATGGTTTTAGAATGGATGTAATTTCTTTAATTTCTAAACAAACCGATTTTCCTGATAGTCATGTTCCAGATAATTATGGAGAAACAATTAAAACTTATTATGCAAATGGACCAAAAATTCATCAATATTTAAATGAACTAAACCAAAAAGTTTTGTCTAAATATGATATTATGACTGTTGGCGAAGGCCCAGGAATTGATTTAGAAACAGGGCTAGATTATGTTCATGAGGATAGAAATGAACTGAACATGATTTTTCACTTTGGTCATATGTTTATAGACAATGGTGTTGGTGGCAAATACGATCCTATTGAGGTTTCATTACCAACATTTAAAAAAGTCTTTAATGACTGGGATGCTAAAATTTATCCTAAAGGTTGGGGTAGTATATTCTTAGGCAATCATGATTTTTCTAGAATGGTTTCACGTTTTGGTAACACAGAAGAATATCATAATAAATCAGCTAAATTATTGGCGCTATTATTATTTACCATGAGAGGAACAGTATATGTTTATCAAGGTGATGAAATTGGCATGACAAACGTAGCTTATCCTGATATTAGTTATTACAATGATGTAGAAACCTTAAATAGCTACAAAGAGGCATTGGCTAAAGGTAGAGACATGGATGCTTTTCTTAAATTAGTACATAGGCAAAGTAGAGATAATGCAAGAACTCCTATGCAATGGAATTCCTCTAAAAACTCAGGATTTTCTGATGCTGAGCCTTGGTTAGAAGTCAATTCTAATTACAAACAAATCAATGTAGAAAATCAAGAGAAAGACAAAGATTCTATTTTACATTTTTATAGAAAAATGAGCGCATTTCGTAAAGCAAACAAAGTAATGGTTTATGGTGATTATGAGTGTTTGAATGAAGATGATACCAACCTCTATTTTTACAAAAGATATAATGATGAAGAAACTTACATTATACTATTAAACTTTAGTAATAAAAAACAACCTTTAGATTTCGCAAAATATGATTTAGCGAATACTGATCTTGCTTTATCTAATTATTCAGAAAATTTTGATGCCTTTTTACAACCTTGGGAGGCTCAAATTAGAAAATATAAATCTTAA
- a CDS encoding glycoside hydrolase family 65 protein — protein MKIKFYILSILYCSILQAQDLEQSPWHIVGKNIDANNYYGITVANGMVGMVSSPEPLKVNEVILNGVYDYYQRGRVSNILKTFSHMNMHLEVDGNRISKNTISDYRQTLNMQTAKLITTFNVGDKISVKQEMMSLRNLPFNSMGIVEITAKKDVEIVPINFISAPDHLQDVRNLYAEIDRPHVLIPLMSSVAFSPGRKKVATSTSFIFPEDHGNEPKIIHEDWDYNMHLMKFKKKLKAGETYRFALVGSSMSSVHNNDPHNEVERLTIFARLEGIDRLENAHENAWKNLWKSDIEIDGDLRSQKAVRSALYHLYSFARKGTAYSLSPMGLSGLGYNGHVFWDTELWMYPPLLVLQPEIAKSLLEYRFERLQAAKDNAFAHGYDGAMFPWESAEDGSEDTPVWALTGPFQQHITATVGWAFYKYYQVTKDKEWLASRGYPVLKEVADFWSSRVERNGVNNYEIKNVIGANEWEENIDNNAFTNGMVKTVLEYASKASEALGKTPNPDWRHVAKNIPILKFPDGTTKENATYDGVIIKQADVNLLAYPLKVVTDKENILKDLEYYEPKLSKTGPAMGNAILSVLYARLGDVKKSYNLFEKSYQPNELAPFGVLAETAGGTNPYFATGAGGMLQSVLFGLGGLDITEKGVEELKVKLPKEWNSLILKGVGVDEKTISINK, from the coding sequence ATGAAAATAAAATTTTACATCTTAAGTATTTTGTACTGTTCAATTTTGCAAGCACAAGATTTAGAGCAATCTCCTTGGCATATTGTAGGTAAAAATATTGATGCCAATAATTACTATGGAATAACGGTTGCAAATGGAATGGTAGGTATGGTTTCATCTCCAGAACCTTTAAAAGTAAATGAAGTTATTCTTAATGGCGTTTACGACTATTATCAAAGAGGTAGGGTAAGTAATATTTTAAAAACCTTTAGTCATATGAATATGCATTTAGAGGTAGATGGAAACCGTATTTCTAAAAATACAATATCAGATTACAGGCAAACTTTAAACATGCAAACAGCTAAGTTAATTACTACTTTTAATGTAGGTGATAAAATTAGTGTTAAGCAAGAAATGATGTCACTAAGAAATTTACCATTCAATTCTATGGGTATTGTAGAGATTACTGCAAAAAAAGATGTAGAAATTGTGCCAATTAACTTTATTTCTGCTCCAGATCATTTACAAGATGTTCGCAATTTATATGCAGAAATAGATAGACCTCATGTTTTAATTCCTTTAATGTCTTCTGTAGCTTTTAGTCCTGGAAGAAAAAAAGTAGCCACATCAACTTCTTTCATTTTTCCTGAGGATCATGGAAATGAACCAAAAATTATTCACGAAGATTGGGATTACAACATGCACTTAATGAAGTTTAAGAAAAAATTAAAGGCAGGTGAAACCTATAGATTTGCTTTAGTGGGTAGTAGTATGTCTTCTGTGCACAATAACGATCCTCATAATGAAGTAGAGAGGTTAACTATTTTTGCAAGATTAGAGGGTATAGATCGTCTTGAAAATGCTCATGAAAATGCATGGAAAAACTTATGGAAAAGTGATATTGAAATTGATGGCGATTTAAGATCACAAAAAGCAGTTAGGTCTGCATTATATCATTTGTATAGCTTTGCCAGAAAAGGTACAGCTTATTCATTATCACCTATGGGCTTATCTGGTTTAGGTTATAATGGTCATGTTTTTTGGGATACAGAATTATGGATGTATCCACCATTATTGGTGTTACAACCAGAAATTGCAAAATCACTTTTGGAATACAGGTTTGAAAGACTACAAGCAGCAAAAGATAATGCATTTGCGCATGGTTATGATGGGGCAATGTTTCCTTGGGAATCTGCAGAAGATGGTTCAGAAGATACTCCTGTTTGGGCATTAACTGGCCCATTTCAACAACATATTACAGCTACAGTAGGTTGGGCTTTCTATAAATACTATCAAGTTACAAAAGACAAAGAATGGTTGGCTTCAAGAGGATACCCAGTTTTAAAAGAAGTTGCCGATTTTTGGTCGAGTAGAGTAGAAAGAAATGGCGTAAACAATTACGAAATTAAAAATGTAATTGGCGCTAATGAGTGGGAAGAAAATATAGACAACAATGCCTTTACAAATGGTATGGTAAAAACGGTTTTAGAATATGCATCTAAAGCTTCTGAAGCCTTGGGTAAAACTCCAAATCCTGATTGGAGACATGTAGCTAAAAATATTCCTATTTTAAAATTTCCTGATGGCACAACAAAAGAAAACGCAACCTATGATGGAGTAATTATTAAGCAGGCAGATGTTAATTTATTGGCATATCCTTTAAAAGTAGTAACAGATAAAGAAAATATTTTAAAAGACTTAGAATATTACGAACCTAAATTGTCTAAAACAGGACCAGCAATGGGTAATGCAATTTTGTCTGTATTGTATGCTAGGTTAGGTGATGTGAAAAAATCATATAATTTATTTGAGAAAAGTTATCAGCCAAATGAGTTGGCTCCTTTTGGAGTCTTAGCTGAAACTGCTGGTGGTACAAATCCGTATTTTGCTACAGGAGCAGGTGGTATGCTGCAATCTGTTTTATTTGGTTTAGGAGGTTTAGACATTACAGAAAAAGGTGTAGAAGAGTTAAAAGTAAAGTTGCCAAAAGAATGGAACTCTTTAATTTTAAAAGGAGTTGGAGTAGATGAAAAAACAATTTCTATAAATAAATAA
- a CDS encoding solute:sodium symporter family transporter translates to MLSIITFIGFTALVAFIAWYATRKTDETTADGYYLAGRSLGAITIAGSLLLTNLSAEQIVGLNGAAFKEGLMVMAWETLAAIAIIFAAIFLLPKYMKSGITTIPEFIETRFDKQTKGLLSLLFLIAYAIVLLPTILYSGSIAFSTMFDLPAVFGISEWSVIWVCVWSIGIIGIFYAIYGGLKAVAVSDLINAIGLLVGGLLIPVFGLLLVGDGSIADGLEMLWNSNPEKFNMEGAVDSSIPFGTLFTGMMLAQIYYWGTNQSILQRVFAAKSLKEGQKGMMLAALIKFVIPIIVVVPGIIAFHIFGNELGNPDQAYPALVKKVLPTTFVGFFAAVLFGAVLSSFNSLLNSSATLFGFDLYKMYFKKDATEQETVKAGKRFGLLVAVISMTIAPFIVHAPDGLFSYIQQSLGSLSVPILAVVVVGVFSKKVPAIGAKIVLTIGVGLYLVSLLILEPLYRNAAVEEAMAQNITDAAQLSIIKAEAYPHYLHVMGILFVFNVLVMFVSSKIKPKKDAYIPKVTDSLDVTPWRYTIIFGVIIAILVLGTYIIF, encoded by the coding sequence ATGTTATCAATAATTACTTTTATTGGCTTTACAGCCCTGGTTGCTTTTATAGCCTGGTATGCTACAAGAAAAACAGATGAAACCACTGCAGATGGTTACTATTTAGCAGGCAGAAGTTTAGGTGCAATTACAATAGCAGGCTCATTATTACTAACCAATTTATCTGCAGAACAAATAGTTGGTTTAAATGGTGCTGCTTTTAAAGAAGGATTAATGGTTATGGCTTGGGAAACTTTGGCAGCTATTGCAATAATTTTTGCAGCCATTTTTCTACTACCAAAATACATGAAGTCTGGTATTACCACTATTCCAGAGTTTATTGAAACAAGATTTGACAAGCAAACTAAGGGCCTTTTATCTCTTTTATTTTTAATTGCCTATGCTATAGTATTGTTACCTACTATTTTATATTCAGGGTCTATTGCTTTTAGTACTATGTTTGATTTACCTGCAGTTTTTGGTATTTCTGAGTGGAGTGTAATTTGGGTTTGTGTATGGAGTATAGGAATAATCGGAATTTTTTACGCCATTTATGGAGGTTTGAAAGCAGTTGCTGTTTCAGATTTGATAAATGCAATAGGACTTTTAGTTGGTGGACTCTTAATACCCGTTTTTGGATTATTATTAGTTGGTGATGGCAGTATTGCTGATGGATTAGAAATGTTATGGAATAGCAATCCTGAGAAATTTAATATGGAAGGTGCTGTAGATTCTTCTATACCTTTTGGCACGCTATTTACAGGTATGATGTTGGCTCAAATTTATTATTGGGGAACAAACCAATCTATTTTACAGCGTGTTTTTGCTGCCAAAAGTTTAAAAGAAGGCCAAAAAGGAATGATGTTGGCTGCTTTAATAAAATTTGTAATTCCGATTATAGTAGTAGTTCCAGGTATTATTGCTTTCCATATTTTTGGAAATGAGTTGGGTAATCCAGATCAGGCTTATCCTGCATTAGTTAAAAAAGTATTACCCACTACTTTTGTTGGCTTTTTTGCAGCAGTATTATTTGGTGCAGTATTAAGTTCTTTTAATAGTTTATTAAATAGTAGTGCAACTTTATTCGGTTTTGACTTGTATAAAATGTACTTTAAAAAAGATGCAACAGAGCAAGAAACTGTAAAAGCAGGTAAACGATTTGGACTTTTAGTAGCTGTAATTTCTATGACAATTGCACCCTTTATAGTGCATGCTCCAGATGGTTTATTTAGTTACATACAACAATCTTTAGGTAGTTTAAGTGTGCCAATTCTAGCTGTTGTAGTAGTTGGTGTTTTTTCTAAGAAAGTACCTGCTATTGGAGCTAAAATTGTTTTAACTATTGGTGTTGGTTTGTATTTAGTGAGCCTTTTAATCTTAGAACCATTATATAGAAATGCTGCTGTAGAAGAAGCTATGGCTCAAAATATTACAGATGCTGCCCAACTAAGCATTATTAAAGCAGAGGCTTACCCTCATTATTTGCATGTAATGGGCATTTTATTTGTTTTTAATGTGTTGGTAATGTTTGTATCTAGCAAAATTAAACCTAAAAAAGACGCTTATATACCTAAAGTTACAGATTCTTTAGACGTAACTCCTTGGAGATATACCATTATTTTTGGAGTTATAATTGCAATTCTTGTTTTAGGAACTTACATCATTTTCTAA
- a CDS encoding alpha,alpha-trehalase: MTFKVHIQDNINNLLNQEDTDGDKKITIEDQGPKAFNLISEDGQSMVIEGTYHLSNLLQELVIQKQLGKTFAEIKYENINELPANRISRMIKDFYWKGLTRSMDELGIEALITDTKNDELTASILPVYVPFLDDLAYTYYTSLENKLPIKTTKLPVNITPEFVKSINNKPGILSLKLEENQNEIKAVPFVVPGGRFNEMYGWDSYFEAVGLLCDGKVDLAKAMADNFQYQIENYGKILNANRSYYLTRTQPPFYTSLILEVFEVTQNTNWLESHLRTAIKEYETVWMIQGKRLTNNGLNRYFAEGLGIPPETEKGHFDDVLAGFAEKHRLSIEEFIEQYQLGKIKESELDSYFTHDRSLRESGHDTSWRLDNVCADLNTVTLNSLLYKYESDFAHIIATYFNNKFDKYTSTEWKNKAEKRLETMYALMWNEEKGQFFDYNFKNKLQTHFVSASNFVPLWTGIHENDAPKMVHSLMSQLRESGGIAGTSRAMNANLPKNAIQRQWDYPNGWAPHQMMIWKGLKAHDFQNELQELVYRWLYMITINAVNYNGTIPEKYDVVAATHKVFAEYGNVGTDFEYITQEGFGWMNASFQFGLSLLSEANISSLNKLVAPDKLF, encoded by the coding sequence ATGACTTTTAAAGTTCATATACAAGATAATATTAACAATCTGTTGAATCAGGAAGATACAGATGGTGATAAAAAAATTACCATTGAAGATCAAGGTCCAAAGGCGTTTAACTTAATTTCAGAAGATGGCCAATCAATGGTTATTGAGGGTACTTATCATTTATCAAACTTATTACAAGAATTAGTAATTCAGAAGCAATTAGGTAAAACCTTTGCTGAAATAAAATATGAAAATATTAATGAATTACCTGCGAATAGGATTTCTAGAATGATAAAAGATTTCTATTGGAAAGGCCTAACAAGAAGTATGGATGAATTAGGTATTGAAGCCTTAATTACTGATACTAAAAATGATGAACTTACTGCAAGTATTTTACCAGTATATGTACCTTTTTTAGATGATTTGGCTTACACATACTACACAAGTTTAGAAAATAAATTACCAATTAAAACAACCAAGTTACCCGTTAATATTACTCCAGAATTTGTAAAATCAATTAATAATAAACCTGGCATACTAAGCTTGAAATTAGAGGAAAATCAAAACGAAATTAAAGCAGTGCCATTTGTAGTTCCTGGAGGTAGATTTAATGAAATGTATGGTTGGGACAGTTATTTTGAGGCTGTTGGTTTACTTTGCGATGGTAAAGTTGATTTAGCAAAAGCAATGGCAGATAATTTTCAATATCAGATTGAGAATTATGGTAAAATTTTAAATGCAAATAGAAGTTATTATTTAACTAGAACTCAACCCCCATTTTACACAAGTTTAATTTTAGAGGTGTTTGAGGTTACACAAAATACTAATTGGTTAGAGAGTCATCTTAGAACTGCAATTAAAGAATACGAAACTGTTTGGATGATTCAAGGTAAACGATTAACAAATAATGGTTTAAATAGATATTTTGCAGAAGGTTTAGGGATTCCTCCAGAAACTGAAAAAGGTCATTTTGATGATGTCTTAGCTGGTTTTGCTGAAAAACATAGATTGAGTATTGAAGAATTTATAGAGCAATATCAATTAGGTAAAATTAAAGAATCAGAATTAGATAGCTATTTTACACATGATAGAAGTTTACGTGAATCTGGTCATGATACATCATGGAGATTAGATAATGTTTGTGCAGATTTAAATACGGTAACACTCAATAGTTTACTGTATAAATACGAATCTGATTTTGCACATATTATAGCTACTTATTTTAATAATAAATTCGATAAATACACTTCTACTGAATGGAAAAATAAGGCTGAGAAAAGGCTAGAAACAATGTATGCCTTGATGTGGAATGAAGAAAAAGGGCAGTTTTTTGATTATAACTTTAAAAATAAACTACAAACTCATTTTGTAAGTGCTTCTAATTTTGTTCCTCTTTGGACAGGTATTCACGAAAACGATGCTCCAAAAATGGTTCATTCTCTAATGAGTCAACTAAGAGAATCAGGTGGTATTGCAGGTACTTCAAGAGCCATGAATGCTAACTTACCTAAAAATGCAATTCAACGTCAATGGGATTATCCTAATGGTTGGGCTCCTCACCAAATGATGATTTGGAAAGGCCTAAAAGCCCATGATTTTCAAAACGAATTACAAGAATTAGTGTATAGATGGTTGTATATGATAACCATCAATGCAGTAAATTATAATGGTACAATACCTGAAAAGTACGATGTTGTAGCTGCAACTCACAAAGTGTTTGCAGAATATGGAAATGTAGGTACCGATTTTGAGTACATTACCCAAGAAGGTTTTGGTTGGATGAACGCTTCTTTTCAATTTGGTTTATCACTGCTTTCAGAAGCTAATATTTCATCTTTAAATAAATTAGTAGCACCAGATAAACTATTTTAA
- a CDS encoding MFS transporter yields the protein MNSLKLILTNKRYFSVVWVFCSLNIMIGTWVLYIPNVKANLNLNDAQIGFALFCVALGIISFLPLVPLLIKKIGLGKLTFLGIVIFALAFTLPVFVTSYVALCISLFIVGIFSGITDIAMNALVSEIEKRDNINIMSSAHGFFSLGGVIGASIGSILIGIINVPFYHMILIAASIILVNLFLFRNYVFINEADQTKENNSFSFKVLKPVIPIAIIALVIMSSEGAIEHWSSIYLLEIVNIQNTSLSGIGFLLFSIMMTIGRFFGDGISAKIGSVKIIFLGSLFAIAGYSCVLTTNFMITAIGFGVIGLGLSVIIPEVFRVAGKIDGVKASVGISVVSGIGFGGFLLGPVVLGYISNTFNLKISFLTLLVLTIVVALITVKLMMSSKKD from the coding sequence ATGAATTCTTTAAAACTCATTCTTACGAACAAAAGATATTTCTCAGTAGTTTGGGTTTTTTGTTCTTTAAATATAATGATTGGTACTTGGGTGCTTTACATACCCAATGTAAAAGCAAATCTAAATTTAAATGATGCTCAAATTGGTTTTGCATTATTTTGTGTTGCTCTGGGTATCATATCCTTTTTACCTTTAGTACCCCTATTAATAAAGAAGATAGGCTTAGGTAAACTAACTTTTTTAGGAATAGTCATTTTTGCTTTAGCTTTTACTTTACCTGTTTTTGTAACGAGTTATGTTGCCCTATGTATTTCACTTTTTATTGTGGGTATATTTTCTGGAATTACAGATATAGCAATGAATGCCTTAGTATCTGAAATTGAAAAGAGAGACAATATAAACATTATGTCTTCAGCACATGGTTTTTTTAGTTTGGGTGGCGTAATTGGGGCATCAATTGGTAGTATTTTAATTGGTATAATTAATGTGCCTTTCTATCATATGATTTTAATTGCAGCATCAATAATTCTCGTGAACCTATTTCTGTTTAGAAATTATGTATTTATCAATGAAGCAGATCAAACTAAAGAAAATAATAGCTTCTCTTTTAAAGTATTAAAGCCAGTAATACCTATTGCAATTATTGCTTTGGTTATTATGAGTAGTGAAGGTGCAATTGAACATTGGAGCAGTATTTATTTATTAGAAATTGTAAATATTCAAAATACGAGTTTATCTGGAATTGGCTTTTTGCTATTTTCTATTATGATGACTATTGGTCGTTTTTTCGGTGATGGAATAAGTGCAAAAATAGGATCTGTAAAAATTATATTCTTAGGGAGTCTTTTTGCTATTGCAGGTTATAGCTGTGTATTAACAACTAACTTTATGATAACAGCAATTGGTTTTGGTGTAATTGGGTTAGGATTATCTGTAATTATTCCTGAAGTATTTAGAGTTGCTGGTAAAATTGATGGTGTAAAAGCATCTGTAGGTATTTCTGTGGTTTCAGGAATTGGTTTTGGTGGTTTTCTTTTAGGGCCAGTAGTTTTAGGATATATTTCTAATACCTTTAATTTAAAAATAAGTTTTCTAACGCTTTTAGTTCTTACAATTGTAGTTGCTCTAATTACAGTAAAGCTGATGATGAGTTCAAAAAAAGATTAA
- a CDS encoding carbohydrate kinase family protein → MSKSIDILCVGEVLIDFIGHQSEKKINETKDYHRYLGGSPTNVAMNTARLGLNTFLISTVGKDGFGDYVLDKLNAANVKTDYVQVIKDKPTSVIFVSRTSGTPDFIPFREADCVITESQISTEALKSAKVFHTTCFALSKKPAQTTIIAKAEEAYRLGCKLSIDLNFANKLWDNKEEAVNIIQAYCKYKPLLKISEDDMRRFFGEILPHDEIFTYFHNAGVDLICLTLGSKGVKLSQRDKEIIEMPAVKIDKVLDATGAGDAFWSGFLYAYIQKMDIEKCLKIALNLAALKLQNVGRLPEEINLKE, encoded by the coding sequence TTGTCTAAGTCTATTGATATTTTATGTGTAGGAGAGGTGCTAATCGATTTTATTGGGCATCAATCTGAAAAGAAGATTAACGAAACCAAAGATTACCATAGGTATCTTGGAGGTTCACCCACAAACGTTGCTATGAACACTGCTAGGTTAGGTTTAAATACCTTCCTCATTTCTACAGTTGGTAAAGATGGTTTTGGAGATTACGTTTTAGATAAATTAAATGCGGCTAATGTTAAAACAGATTATGTTCAAGTTATAAAAGACAAGCCTACATCTGTTATTTTTGTGTCTAGAACTTCTGGAACTCCAGATTTTATACCGTTTAGAGAAGCAGATTGTGTTATAACAGAATCGCAAATTAGCACAGAGGCATTAAAATCGGCTAAAGTTTTTCACACAACTTGTTTTGCATTAAGTAAAAAACCAGCGCAAACTACAATCATTGCTAAAGCAGAAGAAGCTTATAGATTAGGATGTAAATTAAGTATCGATTTAAACTTTGCCAATAAATTATGGGATAATAAAGAGGAGGCTGTAAACATAATACAAGCTTATTGCAAGTATAAACCCTTACTAAAAATTAGTGAAGATGATATGCGCAGATTCTTTGGAGAAATACTGCCACATGATGAAATCTTCACCTATTTTCATAATGCTGGTGTAGATTTAATTTGTTTAACCTTAGGTAGTAAAGGCGTAAAACTTTCTCAAAGAGATAAGGAAATTATAGAAATGCCAGCTGTAAAGATTGATAAAGTATTAGATGCAACAGGTGCAGGAGATGCTTTCTGGTCTGGATTTTTGTATGCATATATTCAAAAAATGGATATCGAAAAATGCCTGAAAATCGCACTAAATTTGGCAGCTTTAAAACTTCAGAATGTTGGCAGATTGCCAGAAGAAATTAATTTGAAAGAATAA
- a CDS encoding cellulase family glycosylhydrolase, whose product MISLIVFVIFACSKDEPTDNGISEGYNISDDKILLNGKNLQLIGANTLQSFGVGSKDLQTWNLDITREFIGNVKENPINGAPILDANNQWLHSLEAIVAENRANNLITILCPFGWDGTPDHLFTGKRPTETFFYNEFKAKLELWAATFQNDDDVWIEVWNEPYRFDRADGYTDEIWMNDMTELYNLVRSKSSNIVLIPCAEQGQDESVLLNVGNSFLSGKTNVLFDIHAYEKWLLESEDDISQRLLALENKQLPIFFGEIAPVNSGVLMNPSIMLNLLSESGVSLTAWLWKYDEDDQDALLTKDGHPNNVNNNNWGSTYRTLALKERNPKN is encoded by the coding sequence ATGATAAGTTTGATTGTATTTGTCATTTTTGCATGTAGTAAAGATGAACCAACTGATAATGGTATATCTGAGGGGTATAATATCTCTGACGATAAAATCTTGCTAAATGGAAAGAACTTGCAATTAATAGGGGCAAACACTTTGCAAAGTTTTGGTGTGGGTAGCAAAGATTTACAAACTTGGAATTTAGACATTACAAGAGAATTTATAGGTAATGTTAAAGAAAACCCTATTAATGGTGCACCAATTCTAGACGCAAACAATCAATGGCTACATTCTTTAGAAGCTATTGTCGCAGAAAATAGAGCTAATAATTTAATTACTATTTTATGTCCTTTTGGTTGGGATGGAACACCTGATCATTTATTTACAGGCAAAAGGCCTACTGAAACTTTTTTTTATAACGAGTTTAAAGCAAAATTAGAATTATGGGCTGCTACTTTTCAGAATGACGATGATGTTTGGATTGAAGTTTGGAATGAACCCTATCGTTTTGACAGAGCAGATGGTTATACAGATGAAATTTGGATGAACGACATGACTGAATTGTATAATCTTGTTCGTAGTAAATCTTCGAATATTGTATTAATTCCGTGTGCAGAGCAAGGTCAAGATGAAAGCGTTTTACTCAATGTTGGTAATTCGTTTTTAAGTGGCAAAACAAATGTTTTGTTTGATATTCATGCCTATGAAAAATGGTTGTTAGAATCTGAAGACGATATTTCTCAACGACTTTTGGCTCTAGAAAATAAGCAGTTACCTATATTTTTTGGTGAAATAGCTCCTGTAAATTCAGGTGTGCTTATGAATCCAAGTATCATGTTAAATCTTTTAAGTGAGTCTGGAGTTTCTTTAACGGCTTGGTTATGGAAGTACGATGAAGATGATCAAGATGCATTATTAACCAAAGATGGTCATCCAAATAACGTAAATAACAATAATTGGGGAAGTACTTATAGAACGCTTGCTTTAAAAGAACGAAATCCCAAGAATTAA